The DNA window GAAGCTGCGCGTGGTTACGGGCGCCTCGAAGGGGAAAGAGTACGACCTGAAAACGGGCCGCTACCTGCTCGGCAGCAGCCCCCAGTCGACCATTTGCATCCCCGATCCCAGCATCGCCAGCCAGCATGTGGAACTGGACGTGCAGGCCGACCATGTGCAGGTTGTCGATCGCTCGGGCGCATTCCAGGCAGTGCTCGTCAACGGACGGCCCCAGTCGCACTACCGGGCTGCTCCTGGCGATGAGGTCCGCATCGGCGTGTTCGCTTTTCAGTTGATCAACGCCGGCGTGGTCGCCGCCCAGCCGCCGACGGCGGCGCCGGACTGGTTCGAGGGGCATGTCGACAATTGGTCGGGGCGACTGCGGCAACTTGCGCCGCACTGGCAGGTGGCGCTGGTCACCGGCACGCTGGCCTCGCTGCTGCTGCTGATGATGGTGTTGACGTCGAACACCAAACTGGCGCCGATCAGCGTCCTGGCGGCCAGTCTGGTCGCGCCCGCCACGCTGTTGACCTGGCTGATTGACAAGTACGACAAGACGGGCATCTCCCTGCGCACCCTGGCGATCACCTTTCTGCTGGGCGGGGCGATCGGCTTTGTGGCGACGCTCGTCTCTGCCATGTTTATCGGCTTGCTGTTGGGCGGACTGCTGCTGGCGCCCGTTTTTGCGGGCGTCTTTGAAGAGCCGGCCAAACTGCTGGCGACAGCCTGGCGGTGGCGGCATCCGGCTTATGACCGGCCGATGGACGGGCTTATTCTGGGAGCGGCCAGCGGCTTTGGCTTTGCCGTGTTTGAAACGGCTGGCTACTTCCTGGAAACGATGCTGGAAGACGGCGTTGGCGTCGGCATCTGGGTGGTGGTAATCCGCAGCT is part of the Lignipirellula cremea genome and encodes:
- a CDS encoding PrsW family glutamic-type intramembrane protease, with the protein product MSQWSMPIRAGWKLRVVTGASKGKEYDLKTGRYLLGSSPQSTICIPDPSIASQHVELDVQADHVQVVDRSGAFQAVLVNGRPQSHYRAAPGDEVRIGVFAFQLINAGVVAAQPPTAAPDWFEGHVDNWSGRLRQLAPHWQVALVTGTLASLLLLMMVLTSNTKLAPISVLAASLVAPATLLTWLIDKYDKTGISLRTLAITFLLGGAIGFVATLVSAMFIGLLLGGLLLAPVFAGVFEEPAKLLATAWRWRHPAYDRPMDGLILGAASGFGFAVFETAGYFLETMLEDGVGVGIWVVVIRSLCSPFGHGLWTAIVCAAFWQSGRKLKTAVKDRRFQIAFGTAVGLHALWNLGASIGFLGLGLPFCIGSAYLSYQQFFKRLNNNGYM